TGTTCTGAAATAACAGCCATATCCTTATGGTTCAGCAAATAACTACCATATCTATTTTGGCAGACGAACATCATATCATGTCTTTTCGGTTTCCAATAAAGAAAACAATAGAATTCATAAAAATTAATTACTAGATTTCACTATTTTATGAATGTTACCCCAAATTGAATATTTATAATTCAATTTGCATTTATAATACCAATTTAGTTAAGTAAAAAAACTGTTTTTCACTAGTTACAAGACCCCTAAAACTATTTCATTGTCTTTATTATTTTTTTAAGGAGGTGAAGGTCAGTTCATGAAACAACTGACCAAACTATATGAATAAACTTATGATGAATGAGGGAAAGTTTCAAAACCTATTACAATCAGAGCATGACAGCTGTGGAATCATCTGTATTATTGAAAAGGATGGGAAGCCCTCTCGTGATAATATAAAAAAAACAATTGATGCCTTAGTCATGATGGAACATCGTTCTGGTTTTATAGAAGGTGAAGGGGATGGATGTGGGATCCTCACAGATATTCCAAGAGCACTGTGGGAGAAACGATTAACAGTTTCTAATTTAGATGGAAAACTAGCTTATGATCAGCGTTTTATGATCGCTCATATTTTCCTTCCTAGAAAATTAGATATTTCTGTAGCAGAAATGCAAGCACAGATCCGTGAAATGTTCAAAGATGCAGAAGTAAGAATTGTCTTAGAACAAGAAAACGAAGTAAATAATAATGTATTAGGCAAATATGCCCTTAATGATGAGCCAACTTTTTGGCAAGTAGCTGGTCTTTGTGAAAAACAAGAAGTCAATATCAATGACCATTTATTTGAGCTTCATGTTGATATTGAGGAAAGGTTTAATGTACATGTTGCTTCACTAAGCTCAACTACAACTGCTTATAAAGTGATGGGTGCTGCGAGCATCTTACCTAAGTATTTCAACGATACTCAAGATGAATTATTCGCTGCACAAGTAACCATTGGACATAATCGTTACTCTACCAATACATTACCTAACTTTTTCCGTGTTCAACCTTCAAGCATCTTAGGGCATAATGGTGAAATCAATACAGTAAAAAAGATGAGACATGAAGCTGAAATGGTTAATGTACCTTTACTTGATGGTGGTAGTGATTCACAGGATATGAATCGTACAATTGAAACTTTCATTCATCGTTTTGGATTAAGCTTATTTGAAGCGATGGAGCTTGTATTCCCACCTATTATTAATGAAATGAAACAGTTCAGGGCAGAACTGCAAGATTTATATGTATACTACCGACAGATTTGGGGTCACTTTGCACAAGGTCCAGCTGGGATCGTTTCCCGTTATGAAAACGAATGTGTATTCAGCGTTGATGCTTTAGGACTTCGTCCACTATGGATGGTAGAAAGTGATACTTCTTTATATTTCTCATCAGAGCAAGGAATCATTACTGTTGGCGAAATGGTGAAGGAACCAAAACCGATTTCTCCAGGTGAAAAAATAGGCGTAAAACTAACAGAAAATGCTCCTGTAGAAGTTGTTCCTTATAGTGAAATTCAAAACATTGTATTAGAGCGAGCAAAATCACGTGTTGATTTTTCCGGATTGAATAAACACCTTTCTTTTGCCTCAAGCGATCTAGACATTACACTAAATCAAGATGTAGAAGCAACAGGAAATTTATATAGTGCATTTGGTTGGGACCGCGAGGGCATTCAGATGATTGAATCCATGTCTAAAACAGGTGCTGAGCCAATCCGTTCATTAGGTCATGATGGCCCTTTAGCTGCTATCCACTGGGAAAGGCAAAACATCCCAGATTTTATTAAAGAAAGTGTTGCAGTCGTAACTAACCCAGCAATTGATCGTGATCGTGAAACAGAACACTTTTCTACACGTGTTGTTATAGGACCACGCCCTTCGATATACGGAGAAATCGATGAACGTTTACGAATTGAACTACCTTCTCCAATGGTATTGGAAGGATCTCTTGGTTCAGAAAGTTTAAAACAATTAAATCAATTGTCATTAGAACAAATCCTTTCAGAGTTCCATACACAAGGACAGAACAATGTAGCAGTTTTATCTCTTACTTATAATCGAAATACAAAAGTAAAGGACGCTTTAGAAAAGTTAGCTGCGGAAGCAAAAAATGCAGTTCAAAACGGTGCTTCTATTTTATTATTAGATGATGCTAAAGCACATCAAAATGATCAATTATGGTTAGATCCTCATTTATCTGTATCTAAAATTGATCTAGCTCTAAAAGCAAATGTATTAGATAATGGAGAAAATCTTCGTCGTCAAACTAGCATCATATTACGCTCAGGAGCAGTAAGAAGTTTACATGACATCGCGGTTGCTGTAGGACTCGGTGCTGATCTTATCTCACCTTATATGATTTTTGCTACGGCAGCTGATAAAGAGGACGCTCCTGCCGCTAGAAAAGTGTACCTTGCACTCAAAAAAGGTTTAGAAAAGGTTATTTCTACCATTGGTACGCATGAATTACGTGGATACACACGTTTCTTCTCATCCATTGGTTTACATCCAGAGATTGCAGAAGTATTAGATATAGTCAATTACTTAGGTAGTGAAAAGGCTGGAAAAAGTTTTGATGATCTTGAAAAAGAAGCCGAAGAACGTTATGAGTCATATCATCAAGAAAAAGCAAAACCAGCACGTAACTTCCACTTCTTCCAACGTATGTGGAAATCTTTAAACGAAGCTGCTGATGGCTCTGCACCATATAGTGATTATGAAGAAAAACTTCGCGAGCAAGAAAAGAAAAATCCTATATCCATCCGTCACTTAGCTGATTTTGATTATGAAAAAGCAAATAAAACACATAAACCCTTAGATCCATCTGAAGTGAATATTGGAATTGGAGATCATGATTATCCAATGTTAATCTCCTCCATGTCTTTTGGTTCGCAAAATGAAACAGCCTTCCGCGCTTATGCTGAAGCTGGTAACCGCCTAAATATGATTACGATGAACGGAGAAGGCGGAGAAATTAAAGATATGTTAGGTAAATACAAAAAAACACGTGGTGCACAAATTGCATCTGGCCGCTTTGGTGTCAATGTTGAACTTGTGAATGGTGTTGCTGTATTAGAAGTCAAAATTGGTCAGGGTGCAAAACCAGGTGAAGGTGGGCATTTACCAGGACAGAAGGTAAACGATAAAATTGCAGAAGCACGTAATGCTACATTTGGTTCTGATCTAATTTCACCTTCAAACAATCACGATATCTATTCAATTGAGGATTTAGCACAAATTATTTCTGAGTTGAAAGAAGCTAGTGGACGCAAATGCAAAATCAGTATCAAAGTTCCTGTAGTACCTAACATTGGTACAATTGCAGTTGGGATTGCAAAAGCTGGAGCTAATATTATTACTCTATCTGGTTTTGATGGCGGTACAGGAGCTGCTCGTGTCCACTCCTTGCAGAACGTTGGTTTACCTACGGAAATTGGTACAAAATTAGCTCATAATGCTTTGATTGAAGCAGGCCTTCGAGATAAAGTAGAAATATGGTCTGACGGTGGTATGAAATCAGGAGCAGATGTTGTAAAAATGATCATGCTTGGTGCAAATCGTTGTGGATTTGGTAGTATTGCAATGCAATCTATCGGATGTACAACATGCCGCGGCTGTCATTTAGATACTTGTCATGTTGGGATCTCAACACAAATCGATTCACTTGAAGAAGCAGAAGAAAGAGGATTACGTCGTTTTGTGCCTCGTGTTTATGATACGGCCGTTGATTCACTTGTTCGACTTTTTGGTGGCATGGGTGAAGAAATCCGTGACATTGTTGCTAAGCTTGGGTTTAATAATGCACAGGATTTAGTTGGACGCTCTGATTTATTAAAACAAATCAACTACGCTGAAAAAATGGATCTATCTGACTTATTACGTCCTGCACCAATCCAATTTACAGTACCATCAATGGAAGCAAATATTTCTACTTCTGATATCTTAGCTGTTGCTGCTGGAGCTGAAGGTCAAGAATACTTCCCAGATGCAGTATCCTTTAATGCAACAATAGAAAAAAACTGGTCTGGTATAGTAGCGGATGCAAGAATTTTGGGAACTCGTTATTCTAGCCATCGCGTTAGAGATCGTTATAACGGAAGTTATAATGACTTGCCAAAAGTAAACTTAAATATAACCGATGGTTCTGTACCAGGTATCGGATTAGCAGCTTTTAATGCTGATGGTGTAAATATTACAGTACAGGGCGGATCTGAAGATGGAGTAGGTAAAATGGCTTATGGTGGTAAAGTAGCGATATTAAAATCCACAGGTAAACACGGAGAATTCATCAACGGTTCTGTCGGTAAATCATTCTGTTACGGTGCTCAAGGTGGATTGTTCATTGTTCAGGGAGATGCTGACTCTCGTGCTTGTATTCGCTTGTCTGGGGCAGATGTTATTTTCGGGGGAGAAATTAAACAACCGCTTCAAGATCATTTAGGATCGATATCTACACGTGCTAATTTAAAAGGTTTTGCTTTTGAATATATGACAAACGGTCGTGCAGTTGTATTAGGTGATCCGGGAGCTTGGATTTGTGCAGGTATGACTGGCGGTGTAATTTATCAGCGATTAAATCCAGAAATGGGCTTAGATAAAGAAGCTATTCAACACCGTATTGCAACAGGTGCCAAAGTATTCATTAATTCACTTACAGATAAAAGCCACAGTGATTTAAATGAATTGTTAAATATATACCGTGAAGAATTAAATAACTCAGGACAATCAGAGGCTGCTGAAAAAATTAGCAATTTATTAGAAAACCTTGATGACAACTTTGTTATGATCTCATCAGAAAACTTACAAGAGTTACAAGGCATTGTAACGGAATAAAATTAGCAAAGTATGATTTATTGAAAAGAGACGATCCATTATTTGATCGTCTCTTTGTTAATTAAATAAAAAAATCCAATGCTGACTGAACATCTGTTATCAATATTTCACTGCTATTTACAATGGCAATCTCTACACCATTTTCTTTTATCGTAGTTATTGGCTGCGTAAATTTACAAGTAATTGATATCATAGTTTTGAAGGATAACTCCATTATCATAAGTTTTGGAATTTACAAGATCTAATTTTAATTCTCTGCTTATATCTCCGAACAATGGGATTCCTTTTCCAAACATAACTGGATTTACTTTTAAAATCAGTTGATCAATCAATTGATGATTCAGTAAGAAGCCAGCAAATGTTCCTGCACCACATAACCAAATATCGCTGCCTACTGTCTGTTTCAGTTCTTCTATAAAAGTAATCTGATTTTCATTAATCACTTTAATCCCTATTTCAGTAGGATATTGGGTCGATCTAGAAAACACATAATTCATCATATTTGGATATGCAGGTTTTCCAGGTTCAATTCCATAGGAAAAACCAAATTCATAAGTGTTCTTTCCCATTAACACTGTGTCATATCCTTTTATTCTTTCTAAATATTCTTCTGCATGTTCTCCCTCCATAATAAATCCATCAACTGTTCGATCCTCTCTAGCAACGAAATTATCCAATGTGGTTGCAATGTCGTATACAATTTTTCTCATCATATTCTCCTTTCTTAAAAAACAAAAAAACCTCTCTAGAAGCTAGCACTAGAGAGGTTTTAAATGCCATATATGCAAAATGGTTCATTAATCCACATGAAAAAGAATAATGAATATTGTAAACTATCCAAATAGCATAAGAAAAATGAGCATATTAATCCTATTCTCTAAGTTCAACTTTTATTGCTTCTAGAAAAATAAGCAATGATTTAATTAGAACTTTAAAAAACAGATTAATTTACCATTAACTTAATACCATTCCCTTCCATAATAATAAAATTAGTATATGTTTAAATTTACATTTCGTCAAGGTAACTACACTAAATAAATAATTCCCATCGCTCTTCTATAAGTTCTTTTTTAGACAGCGTTTGAATACGAATTTCCTTTAATTGAAATCCATTTCTCTCATAAATTCGTCTTGCCGAAGTGAGTTCACTATTTGTCCATAGAACGATCTTTTTGAAACCAAATTCCTTACAAAAATCAATAGCTGTTTGTACTAATTGTTGTCCATAACCAGCACCTCTTGCGTTGGGATCAACAAGAAATAAACCTAACTGAGCAGTCTCCTCATTAACTTTCTTAATACTTATAGATCCACTTTTGTTGCCTTGGATTTCTAGAATCCAAATGTTTTCTTTAATATTACTCCTTTTTATAAAACCATTTACGCTATTTTCAATAAAATCTCTGAAAGATAAATCATAATTGAATTCTCTATTATACAGCTTATAGTGTGAGTTAATAATATAATTTATGTCATCTTGTTTAAATGTGCGTATCATCATATCACCCATTACATTTTTTTGAGATTTTCTTTTTCCATAATATTCAGCTCAGAAATTAGTCAATTTTTTATTTTCTATTTAATAAATTCAAGAAAAATATTATCTTCAACTATTAATTCAAGATCATAAGGTATTTGTAAATAAACGACCTGATCCCAATTGATGGAAAGTCCGTCTATTGATTCACCTGTAAATTGCCTAATTGGAAAAATAGCTTTAGCTATTTTAATATTAATATATTGTTTCTTAGGCGAGATAATAGTAAGCGTATTATCCTTTAACTTGACATTATAAGGAGTTAAGACGTTAGAAATATCGTAACCATCTATTAATTCAGTGCTAATACTGAAAGCTTCAACCTTGTTATCGTCACTTGTTTTTCTTTCTACAAAAACTCGAATCATCGTATCCTCACCACTAGTTTCAATATTCAATGTTTGGTTTTGATATTCGCCAAAGCTGCTTTCTTTCAGTAGATACATCTGATCAATCTGAGCAATTCCTGTCTTACTAAGTTTCTTCAATAAATCTTTTACTTCTAAATTTTCTTGTGCTCTTTCCTTCTGAATGAGCGAATCATCACTAATGAAAGGGACAAAAGCTGAGCTAAACAGCAATGCACCAATATATATGAAAAGAAACCAGTATGTTACTTTGACATTAGTAAATCGTCTCCATAATTTAGACATTATAATAAAGATAATAAAAATTATTCCTACTAAAAGAGGTATAAAAATACTAACTATAAAAACAGTATTCATTGTCTTACCTCCATTCGATTCAAGATGCTTGTTGAAATTGTAAATAATAAAGCAGTCGTAATTACAATCTTGACAATAAATAACGTTAAACTAGATTCCAATAGATAATATTCAAAAGCATTTGTAATTATAGGCTTTTCATTCATAGAAGGCCTGAGAAATAACGATCCAAAAAACAATGCGGGTAAAAGAATGGTAAATAATGAACTTATTTGAACTAGTGTTCCGACAAAGTAACCAATAGAACATACCATTAATACATAAAAGCTCGTTATAGAAATACCCATTATATATTCTTGCAGTCCCATAGTCGAACTGTAAAACTGCTTATCAAGGAAAGTGTAAATAATGACTCTTAATAAGTTATCGCTCAAAATAGCCATCATACTCCCAACAATGCTTAATGTTAATAAATAGAGAATATTCGTAAGGCTACTACTAAGTCGATTTGTCACAAATGTAAAATCAAGGTCTCTATGTGGTTTCGTTGTAATTGTAATCGCCATTACGAAAGCCCAAATAAGTGTAAAAATAATAACGATATCTGCAGTATAGTATTGGGTACTAAGCTTAATATTCGTACTTCCAGTTGAAGATGAGGCAACTCCGCCAAGTGAAAAAAGAATGGCTAATAACTGGATTCCTATAAGTAAAGTAAAAGAAGTTATATTTGCTTTAAGTTTAAAAAAATATTGTTTTTTTATCGTCTTAGCCAAACTAATTCTCGTTAAAGGCATCCTCAATGCCTCCTTTCGTTTCATTTGTTAAATAAACACATAAATCACTTAACCGGACAGGAGAGATTTTCACCCCAGCATGACGTGCTTGCTGAAGTAAATTCTTAGAACTAACATTCTTAATAACTACATAAATAACATTTGTGCCTATGTGATTTTCAAATAAAACTTCTTTATTACTAGTCAATTTAAGAACATCTTCGGTATTTCCTTGTAATCCAACCGCATATTCCTTTAACTCAGATATTGGCATTTGTAAGTATGTTTTCCCACCTTTAATGAGTAACACATCTTCCAATAAATTCTCAATTTCACTTAAGTGATGACTAGATAGAATGATCGTACGAGGATAGGCAATATAATCCTTCAGCAATGCTTTATAAAAATCTTTTCTTACCGATTCATCCATTCCTGTAGTTGGTTCATCAAAGATTGTTAATGGACAACGGGATGCTAAGCCGATAATCATATTAAACGTGCTTGTTTTTCCTTTTGAAAGTCTATGGTGATAAGTCTTAGGATCAAAAGAAAAATATTCAATTAAACGCATAGCTAGATCTCTGTTCCAATTTGGATAAAAGCTTTCCGCTACTTTTAATAGTTCTAAAAGCGGAATAGTTGATGGAAAACTCATGTGATCGTCCACAAAGATAACATTAGCGGAGGTGTTAAGATTATTAAATGGCTTCTCTGAGAAAACTTTAATTTCACCTGACGTTTCTTTAATGAAACCAGCAATAATTTTTAACAATGTTGTTTTTCCTGCCCCATTCCGGCCAATTAATCCCGTTATTTTATTCTCTTCAATAGAAAAACTAATTTTATTTAAAACTTTTTTCGTTGAAAATGTTTTCTTCAAATCAAAACATTCTATGACTCTCATTGTTAACCCTCCTCACTATATGCCTCTTTTATCATCTTAATTAACTCATGTTCACTTATATGCAACTGTTTAGCTTCAACAACCAATTCTCGTACAAGTGCTTTCAATGTAAAATTTTTTCGTTTATTGATGATTATTTCTTTTCCACCACTAGACACAAACAATCCGAGTCCTCGTTTTTTATATAAAATTTTCTCATCTACTAGAAGGTTAAGCCCCTTTGCTGCAGTTGCAGGATTAATTGTATACATTTCAGCTAATTGATATTGTGAGTACACTTTTTCATCTATCTGAAATTGTCCATTTAAAATCTCAGATTCAATCCACTCAGCTATTTGTATATAGATAGGCTTAGTACTATCCGTGTTTAGAATTGTTTCCGCCCCCTCACAGTACATTACTGTTGTAATGTAGTATATATTATTTTGCTTTACATTACAATAGATTTTTCCAATTAAAACGTCTATCTTCATAAAAATTTGCTTGTAACCCCATATTGCCTAGAGACAGGGTGCTGCTCTAATCCCCAAGATGATATCTCAATAGTGGCGTACCATCAAAAGGAAGTCGAAATACATCTGGAGCGGTAACAAAAAACTAGAACCCGTTCTGATTATTTCAGAAACGGGTTCTTTAATATTTTTAATATTTAATATTTTTGACTGTCTTAAACCATGATTTTACAAATATCGTTTGTGAATTCTACAGGATCACCGATGGATAACCCTTCAATCAACAACGCTTGATTGTACAGTAGGTTTGTATATAGATTTAATTTATCTTTATCATTTTGGAAAGCTGTTTTTAAGGACTGGAATACTTCATGATTAACGTTGATTTCCAATATTTTTTCTGCTTTTACACCTTGGTTGTCAGGCATCTGTGCTAATATTTTTTCCATTTCAATGGATAAATCACCTTCAGCAGATAAACAAACTGGATGGTTTTTCAATCTTTTTGATGCTTTTACATCTTTCACTTTGTTACTCAGAAGGTTTTTCATATGCTCAAAAAGTTCTTTATTTTCATTTTCTTCTTCATCTGATTTTTTCTCATTTTCTTCAGGTTCAATCCCGAGATCACCACTTGATACGGATTTGAACTCTTTTTCTTTGTAGTTCATGAGCATCTTAATAGCAAATTCATCAATATCTTCTGTAAAATAAAGAATTTCATAACCTTTATCTAAAACCAATTCTGTTTGTGGCATCTTCTCAATACGTTCTATGGACTCACCTGTAGCATAGTAGATGTACTTCTGATCTTCAGGCATTCCATCAATGTATTCACTCAAGCTTACTAATTTCTTCTCTTTAGATGAGTAGAACATTATTAAATCTTGCAGTACATCTTTGTTTGCACCATAGTCACTATAAACTCCATGTTTCAATTGTCTGCCAAAGGATTCATAGAACTTTTCATACTTATCTCTTTCATCCTTTAACAAGCTCTGCAGTTGACTTTTAATTTTGTTTTTAATGTTTTTGGCAATCAGTTTTAACTGTCGATCATGCTGTAACATTTCTCTTGAAATGTTAAGTGAAAGATCTTCTGAATCTACCATTCCTTTGACAAAACTAAAATAATCAGGCAGTAAGTCAGAACACTTATCCATAATCAATACACCACTGGAATACAACTCTAGTCCTTTTTCATATTCTTTCGTATAATAATCGAAAGGTGTACTTTCTGGAATGAATAATATCGCTTTATAAACTACAGTTCCATCTGCACTTATATGAATATGTTTAAGTGGTTTATCGTAACCGTAATGCTTTTCAGCATAGAAGTTCTCATAATCTTCGGTTGTAAGTTCATTTTTATTTTTTCTCCAAATTGGAACCATGCTATTGATCGTTTGTTCTTCTACAACCTCTTCAAGCTCGTCCTCGCTGCCTTCTTTAGGTCTTTGCTCTTTCACATCCATTTTAATTGGGTATCTGATGAAATCGGAATACTTTTTAATGATTGCTTTCAAGCGATGTTCTTCAAGAAATTCATCATATTGCTCATCTTCTGTATTTTCTTTTATTTTTAAAGTGATTTCTGTTCCTACTGCATCTTTTTCTGTTGAAACAATCGTATATCCATCCGCACCTTTAGACTTCCATTTAAATGCCTCATCACTACCTAATGCTTTACTGATCACTGTAATTTCATCCGCAACCATAAAAGCGGAGTAGAATCCTACACCAAATTGAC
The window above is part of the Chengkuizengella sp. SCS-71B genome. Proteins encoded here:
- a CDS encoding ABC transporter ATP-binding protein; the protein is MRVIECFDLKKTFSTKKVLNKISFSIEENKITGLIGRNGAGKTTLLKIIAGFIKETSGEIKVFSEKPFNNLNTSANVIFVDDHMSFPSTIPLLELLKVAESFYPNWNRDLAMRLIEYFSFDPKTYHHRLSKGKTSTFNMIIGLASRCPLTIFDEPTTGMDESVRKDFYKALLKDYIAYPRTIILSSHHLSEIENLLEDVLLIKGGKTYLQMPISELKEYAVGLQGNTEDVLKLTSNKEVLFENHIGTNVIYVVIKNVSSKNLLQQARHAGVKISPVRLSDLCVYLTNETKGGIEDAFNEN
- a CDS encoding glutamate synthase-related protein, with amino-acid sequence MNKLMMNEGKFQNLLQSEHDSCGIICIIEKDGKPSRDNIKKTIDALVMMEHRSGFIEGEGDGCGILTDIPRALWEKRLTVSNLDGKLAYDQRFMIAHIFLPRKLDISVAEMQAQIREMFKDAEVRIVLEQENEVNNNVLGKYALNDEPTFWQVAGLCEKQEVNINDHLFELHVDIEERFNVHVASLSSTTTAYKVMGAASILPKYFNDTQDELFAAQVTIGHNRYSTNTLPNFFRVQPSSILGHNGEINTVKKMRHEAEMVNVPLLDGGSDSQDMNRTIETFIHRFGLSLFEAMELVFPPIINEMKQFRAELQDLYVYYRQIWGHFAQGPAGIVSRYENECVFSVDALGLRPLWMVESDTSLYFSSEQGIITVGEMVKEPKPISPGEKIGVKLTENAPVEVVPYSEIQNIVLERAKSRVDFSGLNKHLSFASSDLDITLNQDVEATGNLYSAFGWDREGIQMIESMSKTGAEPIRSLGHDGPLAAIHWERQNIPDFIKESVAVVTNPAIDRDRETEHFSTRVVIGPRPSIYGEIDERLRIELPSPMVLEGSLGSESLKQLNQLSLEQILSEFHTQGQNNVAVLSLTYNRNTKVKDALEKLAAEAKNAVQNGASILLLDDAKAHQNDQLWLDPHLSVSKIDLALKANVLDNGENLRRQTSIILRSGAVRSLHDIAVAVGLGADLISPYMIFATAADKEDAPAARKVYLALKKGLEKVISTIGTHELRGYTRFFSSIGLHPEIAEVLDIVNYLGSEKAGKSFDDLEKEAEERYESYHQEKAKPARNFHFFQRMWKSLNEAADGSAPYSDYEEKLREQEKKNPISIRHLADFDYEKANKTHKPLDPSEVNIGIGDHDYPMLISSMSFGSQNETAFRAYAEAGNRLNMITMNGEGGEIKDMLGKYKKTRGAQIASGRFGVNVELVNGVAVLEVKIGQGAKPGEGGHLPGQKVNDKIAEARNATFGSDLISPSNNHDIYSIEDLAQIISELKEASGRKCKISIKVPVVPNIGTIAVGIAKAGANIITLSGFDGGTGAARVHSLQNVGLPTEIGTKLAHNALIEAGLRDKVEIWSDGGMKSGADVVKMIMLGANRCGFGSIAMQSIGCTTCRGCHLDTCHVGISTQIDSLEEAEERGLRRFVPRVYDTAVDSLVRLFGGMGEEIRDIVAKLGFNNAQDLVGRSDLLKQINYAEKMDLSDLLRPAPIQFTVPSMEANISTSDILAVAAGAEGQEYFPDAVSFNATIEKNWSGIVADARILGTRYSSHRVRDRYNGSYNDLPKVNLNITDGSVPGIGLAAFNADGVNITVQGGSEDGVGKMAYGGKVAILKSTGKHGEFINGSVGKSFCYGAQGGLFIVQGDADSRACIRLSGADVIFGGEIKQPLQDHLGSISTRANLKGFAFEYMTNGRAVVLGDPGAWICAGMTGGVIYQRLNPEMGLDKEAIQHRIATGAKVFINSLTDKSHSDLNELLNIYREELNNSGQSEAAEKISNLLENLDDNFVMISSENLQELQGIVTE
- a CDS encoding GNAT family N-acetyltransferase, whose protein sequence is MGDMMIRTFKQDDINYIINSHYKLYNREFNYDLSFRDFIENSVNGFIKRSNIKENIWILEIQGNKSGSISIKKVNEETAQLGLFLVDPNARGAGYGQQLVQTAIDFCKEFGFKKIVLWTNSELTSARRIYERNGFQLKEIRIQTLSKKELIEERWELFI
- a CDS encoding dihydrofolate reductase family protein — protein: MRKIVYDIATTLDNFVAREDRTVDGFIMEGEHAEEYLERIKGYDTVLMGKNTYEFGFSYGIEPGKPAYPNMMNYVFSRSTQYPTEIGIKVINENQITFIEELKQTVGSDIWLCGAGTFAGFLLNHQLIDQLILKVNPVMFGKGIPLFGDISRELKLDLVNSKTYDNGVILQNYDINYL
- the htpG gene encoding molecular chaperone HtpG, which codes for MAKRQFKAESKRLLEMMINSIYTQKEIFLRELVSNASDAMDKIYYKALTDEELVFNKEDYFIKVTADKEKRLLTITDTGIGMTKEELENNLGVIAKSGSLAFKSENESKDGHDIIGQFGVGFYSAFMVADEITVISKALGSDEAFKWKSKGADGYTIVSTEKDAVGTEITLKIKENTEDEQYDEFLEEHRLKAIIKKYSDFIRYPIKMDVKEQRPKEGSEDELEEVVEEQTINSMVPIWRKNKNELTTEDYENFYAEKHYGYDKPLKHIHISADGTVVYKAILFIPESTPFDYYTKEYEKGLELYSSGVLIMDKCSDLLPDYFSFVKGMVDSEDLSLNISREMLQHDRQLKLIAKNIKNKIKSQLQSLLKDERDKYEKFYESFGRQLKHGVYSDYGANKDVLQDLIMFYSSKEKKLVSLSEYIDGMPEDQKYIYYATGESIERIEKMPQTELVLDKGYEILYFTEDIDEFAIKMLMNYKEKEFKSVSSGDLGIEPEENEKKSDEEENENKELFEHMKNLLSNKVKDVKASKRLKNHPVCLSAEGDLSIEMEKILAQMPDNQGVKAEKILEINVNHEVFQSLKTAFQNDKDKLNLYTNLLYNQALLIEGLSIGDPVEFTNDICKIMV
- a CDS encoding GntR family transcriptional regulator — translated: MYCEGAETILNTDSTKPIYIQIAEWIESEILNGQFQIDEKVYSQYQLAEMYTINPATAAKGLNLLVDEKILYKKRGLGLFVSSGGKEIIINKRKNFTLKALVRELVVEAKQLHISEHELIKMIKEAYSEEG